A window of Mucilaginibacter paludis DSM 18603 contains these coding sequences:
- a CDS encoding O-acetylhomoserine aminocarboxypropyltransferase/cysteine synthase family protein, whose translation MSTQKFETLQLHAGQEVDPTTGSRAVPLYQTTSYVFKNAEHGANLFALKEFGNIYTRIMNPTTDVFEKRIAALEGGVAALATASGQAAQFIALNNILQVGDNFVSSPFLYGGTYNQFKVAFKRLGVEARFAHDDSAESFEALIDSNTKALYLETIGNPGFNIPDFEKIAALANKYDLPLIVDNTFGAGGYLFRPLEHGAHVVVESATKWIGGHGTSIGGVIVDGGNYNWGNGKYPQFTEPSEGYHGLVFADVFGVGGPFGNIQFIIRARVEGLRDFGSSQSPFNSFLLIQGLETLSLRVQRHVDNALELAKWLENHPQVAKVNYPGLESSAHHQLAKKYLKNGFGAVLSFEIKGEKENAGQFINSLQLVSHLANVGDAKTLIIQPSATTHQQLSDTEQAAAGVTPTQLRVAVGIEHIDDIKADFEQAFAKIKHLELEEA comes from the coding sequence ATGTCAACTCAAAAATTTGAAACACTACAATTACATGCAGGTCAGGAAGTAGACCCTACAACAGGCTCACGCGCTGTGCCTTTATACCAAACTACATCATACGTTTTTAAAAATGCCGAGCATGGTGCCAACCTGTTCGCGTTGAAAGAGTTTGGCAATATCTACACCCGCATCATGAACCCCACTACCGATGTGTTTGAAAAACGCATTGCGGCACTTGAAGGTGGCGTTGCTGCCTTAGCCACAGCATCGGGCCAGGCGGCGCAGTTTATTGCCCTGAACAATATATTACAGGTGGGCGATAACTTTGTAAGCTCTCCGTTTTTATACGGTGGCACTTATAACCAGTTTAAAGTAGCTTTTAAACGTTTAGGGGTAGAAGCGCGTTTCGCCCACGACGACAGCGCCGAAAGCTTCGAAGCACTGATAGATAGCAATACCAAGGCGCTTTACCTTGAAACTATTGGCAACCCCGGCTTTAACATTCCTGATTTTGAAAAAATTGCCGCGCTGGCCAATAAATATGATCTGCCCTTAATAGTTGATAATACATTTGGCGCAGGTGGTTATTTGTTCCGCCCTTTAGAGCATGGCGCTCATGTGGTGGTTGAGTCGGCCACTAAATGGATTGGCGGCCATGGCACCAGCATTGGCGGCGTTATTGTTGATGGCGGCAACTACAACTGGGGCAACGGCAAGTACCCACAATTTACTGAGCCTTCCGAAGGTTATCACGGCTTGGTTTTCGCTGATGTATTTGGCGTTGGCGGCCCCTTCGGCAATATCCAGTTCATCATCCGTGCCCGGGTTGAGGGTCTGCGCGATTTCGGTTCATCGCAATCGCCATTTAACTCTTTCCTGCTCATCCAGGGTTTGGAAACTTTGTCTTTACGCGTTCAGCGCCATGTTGATAATGCGTTAGAACTTGCTAAATGGTTGGAAAATCATCCGCAGGTAGCCAAAGTAAATTATCCGGGGCTCGAATCATCGGCACACCATCAATTGGCCAAAAAATATCTTAAAAATGGATTTGGCGCCGTATTATCTTTCGAGATTAAGGGCGAAAAAGAAAATGCCGGTCAGTTTATCAACAGCTTACAACTGGTGAGTCACCTGGCTAACGTGGGCGATGCAAAAACCTTGATCATCCAACCATCGGCCACAACACATCAGCAATTATCAGATACGGAGCAGGCCGCCGCCGGTGTTACCCCAACCCAATTAAGGGTAGCCGTAGGCATTGAGCACATTGACGATATTAAGGCTGACTTTGAACAGGCTTTTGCCAAAATTAAACACCTGGAATTAGAGGAAGCATAA
- a CDS encoding histidine phosphatase family protein, with protein MIVKTLYIIRHGQTDFNKKGIIQGRGINAELNDRGIIQGKAFYDAYHNVPFDKIYISCLKRTEQTVHEFIEAGIPYDKLSGLDELAWGIYEGQPSTPGNRAAFLQIMREWVDGDLDQKFEGGESPNELQARQKEALNVIMSHPEEKNVLICMHGRAMRLFLCLLTGISLTRMDEFPHQNVVLYKVTYDGNQFEIAEFNNADHLKHLAPDL; from the coding sequence ATGATAGTAAAAACACTGTATATAATTCGCCACGGCCAAACTGATTTCAATAAAAAAGGAATCATCCAGGGCCGCGGAATTAATGCCGAACTGAATGACAGGGGGATTATCCAGGGTAAAGCCTTTTACGATGCTTACCACAACGTGCCATTCGATAAAATTTATATCTCTTGCCTAAAACGCACTGAGCAAACCGTGCACGAGTTTATTGAAGCCGGTATCCCTTACGATAAGTTGTCAGGGCTGGACGAGTTAGCCTGGGGGATTTACGAGGGGCAACCGAGTACTCCCGGTAACAGGGCCGCCTTTTTGCAAATTATGCGCGAATGGGTAGACGGGGATCTGGATCAAAAGTTTGAAGGTGGCGAAAGCCCGAATGAACTACAGGCCCGGCAAAAAGAAGCGCTCAACGTGATCATGAGCCATCCCGAAGAAAAAAATGTATTAATTTGTATGCACGGGCGTGCCATGCGTTTGTTTTTATGCCTGTTAACCGGCATCAGTTTAACGCGTATGGACGAGTTTCCGCATCAAAATGTTGTATTATACAAGGTTACTTATGATGGTAACCAATTTGAAATAGCAGAGTTTAACAACGCTGACCATCTGAAACATCTGGCTCCCGACTTGTGA
- a CDS encoding homoserine O-acetyltransferase family protein, whose protein sequence is MSAEIFKYSKTFTLECGQKLHGLQIGYHTFGKLNKNRNNVIWVCHALTANSDVLDWWAGLFGENNLFNPEEHYIVCANVLSSPYGSTNPLSINPVTQQPYYLAFPQVTIRDMVHAHQLLADHLGVDQIKVLIGGSLGGQQAMEWSIIEPERINYQILIATNAKHSPWGIAFNESQRLAISTDRTFYANQPDGGSKGLKAARSMALLSYRGYETYQATQQDDDNEKLDNYKSSSYQGYQGEKLLKRFNAYSYWYLSKAMDSHNVGRGRQGVEQALSQVKAPTLVIGIKSDILFPVSEQQYLYQHIPNAVYSEFDSIYGHDSFLIETEILTKTIESFLGNNLNGKVVKMQTA, encoded by the coding sequence ATGAGCGCAGAAATATTTAAATATTCAAAAACATTTACCCTGGAGTGCGGGCAGAAGTTGCACGGGCTGCAAATTGGCTACCATACTTTTGGTAAACTCAATAAAAACCGCAATAATGTGATCTGGGTTTGCCACGCGCTCACGGCCAACTCGGATGTGCTGGACTGGTGGGCAGGCTTGTTTGGAGAGAATAATCTTTTTAACCCCGAAGAGCATTACATAGTTTGCGCCAACGTTTTAAGCTCACCTTATGGGTCAACCAATCCGTTGAGCATTAACCCGGTTACCCAACAACCCTATTACTTGGCGTTCCCGCAGGTTACCATTCGTGATATGGTGCACGCGCATCAGCTGCTGGCCGATCATTTAGGTGTCGATCAGATCAAGGTTTTAATTGGCGGTTCATTAGGCGGCCAGCAGGCTATGGAATGGTCTATCATTGAGCCCGAAAGGATCAATTACCAGATCCTGATTGCTACCAACGCCAAACATTCGCCCTGGGGCATCGCCTTTAACGAGTCGCAAAGGTTGGCCATTAGTACCGATCGTACATTTTACGCCAACCAGCCCGATGGCGGCAGCAAGGGGTTAAAAGCGGCACGCAGTATGGCCCTGTTATCCTACCGGGGATATGAAACTTACCAGGCTACCCAGCAGGATGATGATAACGAGAAGCTGGATAATTATAAATCATCATCGTACCAGGGCTATCAGGGCGAAAAACTGCTTAAACGCTTTAACGCTTACAGCTATTGGTATTTAAGCAAAGCGATGGATTCGCACAACGTGGGCCGTGGCCGCCAGGGTGTGGAGCAGGCTTTGAGCCAGGTTAAGGCCCCCACATTGGTTATCGGCATTAAATCGGATATCCTGTTCCCCGTTTCGGAGCAGCAATATCTGTATCAGCATATCCCCAACGCCGTTTATTCGGAATTTGATTCGATATACGGGCACGACAGCTTTTTAATAGAAACAGAAATATTAACAAAAACAATCGAGTCCTTTTTAGGCAACAACCTGAACGGGAAAGTGGTTAAAATGCAAACTGCATAA
- a CDS encoding homoserine dehydrogenase: MSKKLRIGIFGFGVVGQGLYDIIKTKQLNFEIVKFAIKDPNKKRTLPAELFTTDRDEILDDPEINTVVELINDSKAAFEIVKKALTSGKNVVSASKKMIADNLEELIYLQKQYGTSLLYEGAVCGSIPIIRNLEEYYDNELLHSISGIFNGSSNYILSKVYNEGLDYDTALKQAQDLGFAETDPTSDVGGFDPKYKLVIAAAHAYGVIVKPEEVLNIGIQNLSTYDLQYAKEKRLKIKLVPAAKELDSQHVALFVMPKFVNSTEFLYNVDNEYNGVVVQAAFADQQFFFGKGAGGHPTGSAVLSDIAALRYDYQYEYKKTHEKKDLKFTNDIELNVYVRYDDEELIEALNFDYIHERFYSGKFRFVIGTIKLQNLIANQHRILTENAFVAFAGDLKDVRLSVMDDVATEVL, encoded by the coding sequence ATGAGTAAAAAACTAAGGATCGGTATTTTTGGCTTCGGTGTAGTGGGCCAGGGATTATACGACATTATTAAGACGAAACAACTGAACTTCGAGATCGTAAAATTCGCGATCAAAGACCCTAACAAAAAGCGCACTTTACCCGCTGAACTGTTTACGACCGACCGGGACGAGATACTGGACGACCCGGAAATTAATACGGTGGTTGAGTTGATCAATGATTCTAAAGCAGCCTTCGAGATTGTTAAAAAAGCTTTAACATCAGGCAAGAATGTAGTTTCGGCCAGTAAAAAAATGATTGCCGATAACCTGGAAGAACTCATCTACCTGCAAAAACAATACGGCACATCGCTTTTATACGAAGGTGCGGTATGCGGCAGTATCCCCATCATCCGTAACCTGGAAGAGTATTACGATAACGAATTGTTGCATTCTATCAGCGGTATTTTTAACGGCTCTTCCAATTACATTTTATCCAAAGTTTACAACGAGGGCCTGGACTACGATACGGCGCTAAAACAAGCGCAGGACCTTGGTTTCGCCGAAACCGACCCCACATCAGATGTTGGCGGCTTTGACCCTAAATACAAACTTGTTATAGCAGCCGCGCACGCTTATGGCGTAATTGTTAAGCCCGAAGAGGTGTTGAATATCGGCATCCAGAACCTATCCACCTACGACCTACAGTACGCCAAAGAAAAACGCCTTAAAATTAAGCTGGTGCCTGCCGCTAAAGAGCTCGACTCGCAGCATGTAGCCTTATTTGTAATGCCAAAATTTGTAAACAGCACCGAGTTTTTATATAACGTTGATAACGAATACAATGGCGTAGTAGTGCAGGCCGCCTTCGCCGATCAGCAATTCTTTTTCGGTAAGGGCGCTGGCGGCCATCCCACTGGCTCGGCTGTATTATCAGATATAGCAGCTTTGCGCTACGATTACCAGTACGAATACAAAAAAACGCACGAAAAGAAAGACCTCAAGTTTACCAACGATATCGAGCTGAACGTTTATGTACGTTATGACGATGAAGAACTGATTGAGGCGCTTAACTTTGATTACATCCACGAACGTTTTTATTCCGGTAAATTCCGTTTTGTTATAGGAACTATCAAATTACAAAATCTAATCGCCAACCAACACCGTATATTAACTGAGAATGCTTTTGTTGCCTTTGCAGGCGATTTGAAAGATGTGAGGTTAAGTGTGATGGATGATGTGGCAACTGAAGTTTTATAG
- the mqnE gene encoding aminofutalosine synthase MqnE: MDSELSLTVLLNNPLLLPELRAIAQKVYNNERITFDEGVILYEKGELAYLGTLANYIREKRHGDKTYFNRNFHIEPTNLCVYDCKFCSYSRLIKERSQGWEYTMEEMLDIVKKYDGEPVTEVHIVGGVLPQYDVPFYSELFTRIKQHRPELHVKALTPVEYHYIFKKAKIDYATGMSLMKDAGLESMPGGGAEIFHPEIREQIAKDKCTADQWLQIHEEWHKLGMRSNATMLYGHIEQYWHRVDHMDRLRQLQDKTGGFQTFIPLKFRNQDNQMSNVPESTVVEDLRNYAIARIYLDNFDHIKAYWAMISRNTAQLSLNFGVDDIDGTLDDTTKIYSMAGAEEQNPGMSTKQLVELIKQVGRHPIERDTLYHVVTDYNDFEFADEPKPQFYKLPVIN; encoded by the coding sequence ATGGACTCCGAACTATCTTTAACTGTCTTATTGAATAACCCGCTTTTATTGCCCGAACTCAGGGCTATCGCCCAAAAGGTTTACAATAACGAACGAATTACTTTTGACGAGGGCGTTATTTTGTACGAAAAAGGCGAACTGGCTTACCTGGGTACTTTAGCCAACTACATCCGCGAAAAGCGCCACGGCGATAAAACCTACTTTAACCGCAACTTTCATATCGAGCCTACCAATCTTTGTGTTTACGATTGCAAATTCTGCTCCTATTCGCGCTTAATTAAAGAGCGTTCGCAAGGTTGGGAGTATACCATGGAAGAGATGCTCGATATAGTGAAGAAATATGATGGCGAGCCGGTTACCGAGGTACACATTGTTGGCGGTGTACTGCCGCAGTACGATGTGCCATTTTACAGCGAGTTATTTACCCGTATTAAACAACACCGGCCCGAACTGCATGTTAAGGCATTAACGCCGGTTGAATACCATTATATTTTTAAGAAAGCCAAAATTGATTATGCTACCGGTATGAGCCTGATGAAGGATGCCGGCTTGGAATCGATGCCGGGCGGCGGTGCTGAAATATTTCACCCGGAGATACGCGAGCAGATAGCCAAAGATAAATGTACTGCCGACCAATGGTTGCAGATCCATGAGGAATGGCATAAACTGGGCATGCGATCAAACGCAACGATGTTGTACGGCCATATCGAACAATATTGGCACCGGGTAGATCATATGGATAGGTTGCGGCAGTTGCAGGATAAAACCGGCGGCTTCCAAACCTTTATTCCGCTTAAATTCCGTAACCAGGATAACCAGATGTCAAATGTTCCCGAGTCAACCGTAGTTGAAGATTTGCGGAATTATGCTATCGCCCGCATTTACCTGGATAACTTTGATCATATCAAGGCCTATTGGGCCATGATCAGCCGTAACACGGCACAGCTTTCGCTTAATTTTGGGGTAGACGATATTGATGGAACTTTGGATGATACCACCAAAATTTATTCGATGGCGGGGGCTGAAGAGCAAAATCCCGGAATGTCTACCAAACAATTGGTTGAGCTGATTAAACAGGTGGGCAGGCATCCTATTGAGCGCGATACCTTATATCACGTGGTAACTGATTATAATGATTTTGAATTTGCCGACGAGCCTAAACCTCAATTTTATAAATTGCCCGTGATCAATTAA
- a CDS encoding trans-sulfuration enzyme family protein has translation MKIETIAIHAGNHADNNTGAVIQPITTSTTFIREQGEYPGGYIYSRASNPNRTSLENVLTKLEGGADAAAFSSGNAAGMAVFQSLKPGSHIIAPDDMYHGLRNLLKNVFAGILEFDFIDVNDPTILQDHIKPNTVLIWLETPSNPLLKITDIKQAVAIAKQHQLLVVCDNTFATPLCQQPLALGANLVMHSATKYFGGHSDIMGGALITADKNDWWQKIRQVQEMGGAIPSPQDCYMLVRSIKTLPYRMKGHVQNAQLLAEFLEKHPKVERVMYPGLATHPQHAIAAQQMQSFGGMLSFCVKGGADKAAKVVNALKLFTQATSLGGVESLIEHRAMIEGPDTQTPKNLLRVSVGLENIDDLIEDISLAINTI, from the coding sequence ATGAAAATAGAAACCATTGCCATACACGCCGGTAACCACGCCGACAACAATACAGGCGCGGTAATACAGCCTATCACTACCTCAACCACGTTTATCCGCGAGCAGGGTGAGTATCCGGGTGGCTATATTTACAGCAGGGCAAGCAACCCCAACCGCACCTCGCTGGAAAACGTGCTGACTAAACTGGAAGGTGGCGCTGATGCCGCGGCTTTTTCATCGGGCAATGCCGCAGGTATGGCCGTTTTTCAATCGCTCAAGCCCGGTAGCCACATTATTGCGCCGGACGATATGTACCACGGCTTGCGCAATTTGCTTAAAAATGTATTTGCGGGTATTTTAGAGTTCGATTTTATTGATGTAAACGATCCAACCATTTTGCAAGATCACATCAAACCCAATACTGTTTTAATCTGGCTCGAAACACCTTCAAACCCTTTACTTAAAATCACAGATATTAAGCAAGCCGTAGCCATTGCCAAACAGCACCAATTGTTAGTGGTTTGCGATAATACTTTTGCTACCCCCCTTTGCCAGCAGCCTTTAGCTTTAGGTGCCAACCTGGTTATGCACTCGGCCACCAAATATTTTGGCGGTCACAGCGATATTATGGGCGGCGCTTTAATTACAGCCGACAAAAACGATTGGTGGCAAAAAATACGGCAGGTGCAGGAAATGGGCGGCGCCATCCCCTCCCCTCAGGATTGTTATATGCTGGTACGCAGCATTAAAACCTTGCCCTACCGCATGAAGGGCCATGTACAAAATGCACAGCTACTGGCCGAATTTTTAGAAAAACATCCAAAAGTTGAACGGGTAATGTATCCGGGATTAGCCACGCATCCGCAGCACGCCATAGCCGCACAGCAAATGCAAAGCTTTGGCGGCATGCTTTCCTTTTGTGTTAAAGGCGGCGCGGATAAAGCTGCTAAAGTGGTTAACGCCCTGAAATTATTTACCCAGGCCACCAGCCTCGGCGGCGTTGAAAGCCTGATTGAGCATAGAGCGATGATTGAAGGGCCGGATACCCAAACACCTAAAAACCTGCTCAGGGTATCTGTCGGGTTAGAGAATATCGACGACTTGATAGAAGATATATCACTGGCTATCAACACGATATAA